The DNA region TGGTCGATTTTACTCATTGCTTGATCCGACTTACGCAAAGGATCACATTCCCATTATTGCTTCTGTTTCTGAGCATCAGCCTACGGCCTGGTCATCTTTCATGTTTGACTACCATATTCTGCTCTTCCTTTTCCCAGCGGGACTTTACTTCTGTTTCAAGCGTTTGTCGGATGCTACAATATTTATCGTCATGTATGGTCTCACTAGCTTGTACTTTGCTGGTGTCATGGTTCGGCTTATTCTCGTCGCTACTCCAGCAGTTTGTCTTATTAGTGCCATAGCTGTCTCTGCCACTGTCAAGAATTTAACTTCTCTGTTAAGGACGAAGCAAAAGGTTTCCCAGACTGGTTCCACGAAAGGAGCTGGTAGTTCAAAAGCCTCTTCAAAGGTAAATCTTTAGTATCCTTGTCCCCACCAAATTTTGATCGGTTTTGGTTTAAACTATTGTACTACTTGCCAACTACTTTGAATTGTAGCACGCTTCCCTGGTGAACGGAGAAAATTTAATCCTCGTCTCTTATGTCCTAGCAGGTTACACTTGATCAGTCTCAGCCTTTTCAGAAGAATGGTGCCATTGCCCTTCTTGTTGGAGTATTTTATCTGCTCAGTAGATATGCTATTCACTGCACATGGGTGACATCAGAGGCATATTCATCTCCCTCAATTGTCCTAGCTGCAAGAGGAGCCCATGGGAACAGAATCCTTTTTGATGATTACCGTGAGGCCTACTACTGGCTTAGGCAAAACACTCCCACTGATGCTAAGATCATGTCATGGTGGGACTATGGGTACCAAATCACTGCAATGGGAAACAGAACCGTCATCGTTGATAACAATACCTGGAACAACACACATATTGCTACTGTTGGACGTGCTATGTCTTCTAATGAAGACGAGGCGTATGAAATCATGAGGTCACTTGATGTGAACTATGTATTGGTCGTGTTTGGTGGTGTTACTGGTTATTCCTCAGATGATATCAACAAGTAAGTCTCTTTACGTCTCTCATGAATTCATGTATACTCCTCGTCGCATTTTTTACTGAAAATCTGGTTATTGTTGCGTGTCAGTCAAATATGTCATTAATTTGGTGGTGGCTTGCTAAAGAAATACTCAAACTTTTACTTAGGCAACATTCTCAATTATATAACTGTGGGTTTGTGGTCACTAATTTTGACTAGTAGTGAGAAAATAAATGGCTTGGGCTAGTATTAAGTGGATACTTATCAACCAAATATGGAAGTGGCTGGTGATTTAGAAACTAGCTGTCATGGGTAGATTCTACATGTGACTTGTGGCAATTGGTTTGAGTCGCCCAATTAAGATTTAGTTGTTATTACATACATCTCTACCATCCCTGGCACGTTAATACCTTCAATGGTCTTCCAGTTCTTAGGAGTCGTAAGAAAACGTTTGTGTGCTAGTGTATTTACTGATCCTCATAAGAAACATTATGTGAGTTAGGTTCTTGTGGATGGTGAGAATTGGAGGTGGAGTATTCCCAGTGATCAAGGAACCTGATTACCTTGTGAATGGTGAATTCCGTGTAGACAAAGGTGCATCACCAAAGATGCTGAACTGTCTCATGTAAGTTCACACTCAACTCAAGACTCTACTTTTAGCTTGTTATAATTTTGAGGACGATGCAATTTATCTTAAATGTGTTTTCCGTGTATAGGTACAAGTTATGTTATTACAGGTTCGGTGAGCTGACCACAGAGTATGGCAAGCCACCCGGGTATGTTAAACACTAGCGTTTTGCATTTTGAAgatagttttaatttatcataCACACATTTAGTTTACGTATGCAAAAAGTTGAGTGGTGGAGTTATTGGCAGGTATGATAGAGCAAGAGGGGGGGAGATAGGGAACAAAGACATCAAACTTGAACACTTAGAAGAAGCTTACACAACATCCAACTGGATAGTTCGTATTTATAGAGTCAAACCTCCGACGAATAGGTTGTGACGCTTCAATGTTACAAAAAATGGCTTTAGATAGTTGATAGTTTTGAGGATGAACCATACAATTTCGGATTTTCTTGGacttaagttttattttatttttatgcattAACAGTTTTTGTAGTTTTTCCATCACTTAAGTTAAAACCTATTTGCATTGGTTTGTTCCTCTTCTTTTAAAACAGGTTTGATCGAGCTCAAAGTAAACATGAATGTTGCCACTTAGAGATAAAACGTAACCATATTGAAAACCAAAGAGTAAATCCTGACATGACTTTAACTTAAAAAATTTCCACCACgacaaaattaaagaagaccCTCAATCCCTATAAGCTACTAAATGTTACCCCGTGGGTTTAATAGGTTGTAGTAGTAGCATTGTGGCGAACTAGGGTGGAAGCTGACAGGAGTAGATGGGTATAATGTTGGACGAAATGGTTGTGGCACCATGAAATTAGGGATAGGCATTGGAGGGAAACTGTTTGGCAATCTTGATCCACACATGAAATACGGCTGTAAATTGTTGTATCCTCTGACTGGAGGTTGCGGAGATAATATTGTTGCCGGAGTGGCCGCTTGACTAAAGAAAAGATGTTGGTGAGGACTTGATGTTATAGTTGATGACGAAACAACGTTTTGCGGGAGGTTGTTAAATCGAGTTTGTAAATCATGAAATCTACGTTCCTCTTTACATTGTGCCAAAGAAACATAGATAGGTTTGTTTCCCACCATCTTCCCATCCATCTTGAGTATCTATGttcaaaaaataagataataataattagacGTGAGTTTCTTGATTTAAAAGGCATAACTAAAAAACCATGTTTACAAACTTACAGCTTGAGAAGCTTCCTCGCTCGTTGAGAACTCAACAAACCCAACACCTTTGCTCATATGATTTGAATGGACCATGACCTACAAAATACATTTTGATAACTTTCTCGTACTCACgaatcaaattaattattttactaagAGATTGCATACGTACCTTGCAAGAAGTGATGGTTCCAAACTCAGAGAATAATTCTTGAAGCTTTTTGTTATCAACAGAATCCTCAAGATTCTTCACATAAAGATTCAACCCTTTACTTGTTCTCACATCCCGTTCTATTTTCTCTACTTTGAATTTGGCTTTCAAATCTTCAACTCTATTATTTTTCCTCTGGGCCCTTCCCACATACAATT from Camelina sativa cultivar DH55 chromosome 3, Cs, whole genome shotgun sequence includes:
- the LOC104777404 gene encoding dolichyl-diphosphooligosaccharide--protein glycosyltransferase subunit STT3B yields the protein MGGKSEPAKSESMATTTTSPDLINSSFFSFKSLKLKTKQQELLLRIAILGLVYILAFIARLFSVLRYESMIHEFDPYFNYRTTLFLTEKGFYEFWNWFDSESWYPLGRIIGGTLYPGLMVTAALIYWALRFLRFFVHIREVCVLTAPFFASNTTLVAYFFGKEIWDTGAGLVAAVLIAICPGYISRSVAGSYDNEAVAIFALLLTFYLFVKAVNTGSLAWALGSAFGYFYMVSAWGGYVFIINLVPLYVLVLLITGRYSMRLYIAYNCMYILGMLLAMQIRFVGFQHVQSGEHMGAMGVFLLMQVFYFLDWVKYQLNDTKLFQTFLRITVTSAILVGGIALGVGTASGYISPWTGRFYSLLDPTYAKDHIPIIASVSEHQPTAWSSFMFDYHILLFLFPAGLYFCFKRLSDATIFIVMYGLTSLYFAGVMVRLILVATPAVCLISAIAVSATVKNLTSLLRTKQKVSQTGSTKGAGSSKASSKVTLDQSQPFQKNGAIALLVGVFYLLSRYAIHCTWVTSEAYSSPSIVLAARGAHGNRILFDDYREAYYWLRQNTPTDAKIMSWWDYGYQITAMGNRTVIVDNNTWNNTHIATVGRAMSSNEDEAYEIMRSLDVNYVLVVFGGVTGYSSDDINKFLWMVRIGGGVFPVIKEPDYLVNGEFRVDKGASPKMLNCLMYKLCYYRFGELTTEYGKPPGYDRARGGEIGNKDIKLEHLEEAYTTSNWIVRIYRVKPPTNRL